The following coding sequences lie in one Carcharodon carcharias isolate sCarCar2 chromosome 5, sCarCar2.pri, whole genome shotgun sequence genomic window:
- the LOC121278246 gene encoding calcium homeostasis modulator protein 4-like yields MVLSGLISFFKGKQRTILNTSISLLTIFGQRAFTFHTFSCPCKPTLNIYYSLAFTAVPALVLLILGYAINNMTWKLIMSLRNGPELKLNHFKLICYVLSSITGTAIIAPVTWMAVTLLNGLYYQCGMSEFLSVDSWNVFENITLHERKDILARFPCPIVSIKEIQNISEIRNEGNRTLLFQSQVTGWILIASVTIIAFLSVCIPRCCSPLSFLHLSYWAEYLENESALFQKTIKKHSQLYALKHIKKFLGLTSEEKEVKKIRLPARKDWKMISGINMFTKLEHEPCQYSLLHSWSAESLEDGQYIPVDDVVLET; encoded by the exons atggtgCTTTCTGGTCTCATCTCGTTTTTCAAAGGCAAACAGAGAACGATCCTAAATACATCAATTTCATTGCTAACAATCTTTGGTCAGCGAGCATTCACGTTCCATACCTTCAGTTGTCCTTGCAAGCCGACATTAAATATATACTACAGTCTGGCTTTTACTGCTGTTCCTGCACTCGTGTTGCTGATCCTTGGATATGCCATTAATAATATGACCTGGAAATTAATAATGAGCCTTAGAAATGGCCCCGAATTGAAGTTAAATCATTTCAAACTAATTTGCTATGTCCTCTCCAGCATAACGGGAACAGCTATAATCGCTCCAGTAACTTGGATGGCAGTTACGCTGCTAAATGGCTTGTATTATCAGTGCGGCATGAGTGAGTTTTTATCGGTTGATAGCTGGAACGTGTTTGAGAATATCACTCTTCATGAAAGGAAGGACATTCTCGCTCGTTTTCCCTGTCCTATAGTGAGCATTAAGGAGATACAAAACATCAGTGAAATTAGAAACGAAGGCAATCGTacacttctgtttcagtcccag GTGACTGGCTGGATTTTAATTGCTTCTGTGACTATCATTGcttttctgagtgtctgtattcCAAGATGTTGTTCTCCTCTGAGTTTCCTCCACCTAAGCTACTGGGCAGAGTACCTGGAAAATGAAAGTGCGCTTTTTCAAAAGACGATTAAAAAACATTCTCAACTGTATGCTTTGAAGCACATCAAGAAATTCTTGGGGCTTACTTCAGAGGAGAAAGAAGTGAAGAAAATTCGCTTGCCTGCCAGAAAAGACTGGAAAATGATCTCTGGCATTAATATGTTTACTAAATTGGAGCATGAACCCTGTCAGTACAGTCTCTTGCACTCTTGGTCAGCTGAATCACTTGAAGATGGTCAATATATTCCAGTAGATGATGTGGTGCTTGAAACATAA